One Thermoleophilia bacterium DNA window includes the following coding sequences:
- the mraY gene encoding phospho-N-acetylmuramoyl-pentapeptide-transferase, with protein MLKVMEATLVALVIGLVAGPWFIRWLQKRGIGQNIRELTPERHNAKQGTPTMGGLLILVSALIPYLLFGQRTAPSVVVLILAFGCGAIGLADDLIKKWRHRSLGLNARLKLALQIPLVGVALFVAEQWAGVDTRLSFPFLREGFEISWGYYVFAYLLIAGFSNAANLTDGLDGLAGGAVAVAMFAYAGIAFLQGEADLAILGACFTGALVGFLWYNSHPATVFMGDTGSLALGAGLAGMAVATNMELLLLLIGGLFVIEAASVMIQVFTFKVWRRRVLLMAPIHHHFELKGWSESKIIVRFWIIAAVLAGAGFALYYLSNTRLPAG; from the coding sequence GTGCTCAAAGTAATGGAAGCCACGTTGGTAGCCTTAGTCATCGGTCTGGTGGCGGGACCGTGGTTTATCCGGTGGCTCCAGAAACGTGGCATAGGGCAAAACATAAGGGAACTTACTCCTGAGCGTCACAACGCAAAACAGGGGACGCCCACGATGGGCGGTTTGCTTATCCTGGTATCTGCACTGATACCCTATCTGCTTTTTGGTCAAAGAACCGCCCCCAGCGTGGTGGTGCTTATCCTGGCCTTTGGCTGTGGAGCTATAGGGCTGGCGGATGACCTGATCAAGAAGTGGCGTCACCGCTCCTTGGGGTTGAACGCCCGCCTCAAGCTCGCGCTTCAAATTCCGCTAGTAGGAGTAGCCCTTTTTGTTGCAGAACAGTGGGCCGGGGTGGACACCCGCCTTAGTTTTCCTTTCTTAAGAGAAGGGTTTGAGATCAGCTGGGGCTACTACGTATTTGCCTACCTGCTTATTGCTGGGTTTTCAAACGCAGCCAATCTCACCGATGGTCTGGATGGTCTTGCTGGTGGGGCGGTAGCAGTAGCAATGTTTGCCTACGCTGGCATCGCCTTTCTTCAGGGTGAAGCTGACCTCGCTATCTTGGGGGCCTGTTTTACCGGGGCGCTCGTAGGGTTCTTATGGTACAACTCGCATCCTGCCACCGTTTTTATGGGAGACACGGGGTCACTTGCTCTGGGTGCCGGGCTGGCAGGCATGGCTGTGGCGACTAACATGGAGCTTCTTCTCCTGCTGATCGGGGGGCTCTTCGTCATTGAGGCCGCAAGTGTGATGATCCAAGTATTCACGTTTAAAGTCTGGCGGCGGCGTGTGCTCCTCATGGCCCCCATCCACCACCATTTTGAGCTTAAAGGGTGGTCTGAATCCAAGATTATCGTGCGCTTTTGGATCATAGCCGCGGTTCTCGCTGGCGCGGGATTTGCGCTGTATTACCTGAGCAACACTCGTCTTCCGGCAGGATGA
- the murF gene encoding UDP-N-acetylmuramoyl-tripeptide--D-alanyl-D-alanine ligase: protein MIILSPHEAGQALGLEALDAAVVGVSIDSRTTRPGDLFIALSGQHHDGHQFVEAAFAAGASGAVVQADRWRNRATASPLSSVSAARAVMLGPIYEVPDTLAALGALAQAVRRKSKAIVFAVTGSVGKTTTKDLLAAMLGEICTVTATQGNQNNEIGVPLTLFSIEPHTEAVVVEMAMRGPGQIAALAQIAEPDIGVIVNVHPVHLELLGTIEAVAQAKAELLAYLPNTGAAVIPSQCEPLDGALRKTPTKARVVRFSTDPGCREAEVVGLYSTGEGGLVRRLTVRTPDTQVEVETDALPPYVVENVVAAAAACYVGGFPLDECLPGIRSCLFSERRWRVHRAGGLVVIDDTYNANPVAVKAAIDGLVRIAREEARRPVAILGDMLELGPEAVRYHEEVGMHAGRAGVAVLWGIGNLAVHFVSGFEKSGVALTGPTRRIAGHIPPDGEPSAIWDSLQPGDVVLFKASRALRLDRLADETILAARSGRWLGPDGKKVN, encoded by the coding sequence ATGATCATACTTAGCCCGCATGAAGCCGGCCAGGCATTGGGACTAGAGGCTCTTGACGCCGCTGTAGTCGGGGTCAGCATTGACAGCCGCACTACGAGGCCAGGAGATTTGTTCATTGCCCTGAGCGGACAGCATCATGACGGCCACCAGTTTGTCGAGGCTGCCTTTGCTGCCGGCGCGTCTGGCGCGGTTGTTCAAGCTGACCGTTGGCGAAACCGAGCGACCGCGAGCCCGCTAAGCAGCGTGAGTGCGGCTAGAGCAGTGATGCTGGGGCCTATATATGAGGTGCCCGACACTCTAGCGGCCCTGGGGGCGCTAGCGCAGGCGGTGCGACGGAAATCTAAGGCTATTGTCTTCGCCGTTACGGGCAGTGTAGGTAAGACCACTACCAAGGATCTTCTTGCCGCCATGCTCGGCGAGATTTGCACGGTTACCGCTACTCAGGGCAACCAAAACAACGAGATCGGTGTTCCCCTTACGCTTTTTTCGATAGAACCCCACACCGAAGCCGTGGTAGTCGAGATGGCCATGCGAGGTCCTGGCCAAATAGCGGCCTTGGCGCAAATTGCTGAACCGGACATAGGTGTGATAGTCAATGTTCATCCAGTTCATCTTGAGTTACTGGGAACTATAGAGGCGGTGGCTCAAGCTAAGGCTGAGCTCCTTGCTTACTTGCCGAATACCGGCGCTGCAGTGATTCCTTCACAGTGCGAGCCGCTTGATGGAGCTCTACGCAAGACTCCGACCAAGGCCCGCGTAGTGCGGTTTTCCACTGACCCTGGGTGTCGGGAGGCGGAAGTAGTTGGCTTGTATTCCACGGGCGAGGGAGGGCTCGTGCGGCGCCTAACGGTGCGCACCCCTGACACTCAAGTAGAAGTGGAGACAGATGCTTTGCCTCCCTATGTGGTTGAGAATGTGGTGGCAGCAGCTGCTGCTTGCTATGTCGGAGGATTTCCTCTCGACGAATGTTTGCCGGGAATTCGGTCGTGCCTGTTTAGCGAGCGACGCTGGCGGGTTCATAGGGCGGGGGGTCTTGTGGTGATTGACGATACCTATAACGCCAACCCGGTAGCTGTGAAGGCAGCTATTGACGGACTCGTGCGAATTGCACGCGAGGAGGCGAGACGGCCGGTGGCTATATTGGGCGACATGCTGGAGCTCGGTCCAGAGGCAGTCCGTTACCACGAAGAGGTGGGTATGCACGCAGGCCGGGCTGGGGTCGCAGTCTTGTGGGGGATTGGAAACCTAGCTGTCCATTTTGTAAGCGGGTTTGAAAAAAGCGGTGTAGCTTTGACCGGACCGACGCGAAGGATTGCAGGACATATCCCTCCCGATGGAGAACCCTCTGCTATCTGGGACAGCCTGCAACCGGGCGATGTCGTCTTGTTCAAGGCTTCTAGGGCGCTCAGGCTTGACAGGCTGGCCGACGAGACGATTTTGGCGGCAAGATCTGGTCGGTGGTTGGGGCCTGATGGCAAGAAGGTGAACTAG
- a CDS encoding UDP-N-acetylmuramoyl-L-alanyl-D-glutamate--2,6-diaminopimelate ligase: MVESLPVKLSRLFAGIDDWRVVGTHDVDVSALTYSSTQVIPGALFFCVTGFSKDGHDYAAEAVSRGAVALCAERELPISVPQVVVPSVRRIMGPVAAAFYGWPSRRLVTLGVTGTNGKTTSAFLIAHLLDSAGVQAGLLGTVERRIGGQRFAAGRTTPEAIDLQRDLASMAEAGDRAAVMEVSSHALALDRVRGTKFRAIAFTNLTQDHLDFHGTLDSYFAAKSQLFVDAEYLTPETVAVINVDDPYGRRLALRFPSEQTLTFSTDAQGADQWMAESGRTPDLQLVGHTVTRQGMHATVAVRGQGAARAGFTERERRLNLSTTLVGKFNLANVLTALGLGLAVGLDLEQMIADVFKFAGVPGRMEPVEVGQEFRVLVDYAHTPDSVRNVLTTARAITPGRVIAVLGCGGNRDKRKRPLMGREAEMGADIVVVTSDNPRSEDPLAIISDILAGLAQPDRAIVEPDRRLAIAKALALAQPSDTVMILGKGHETGQEFADRTVPFDDREVARQLLVELCGLES, from the coding sequence GTGGTAGAATCACTACCTGTGAAACTGAGCAGGCTATTTGCCGGGATCGATGATTGGCGCGTGGTGGGGACGCATGACGTGGACGTCTCCGCTCTTACGTACAGCAGCACCCAAGTTATTCCAGGGGCGCTGTTCTTTTGTGTGACCGGTTTTAGCAAAGACGGTCATGATTATGCTGCTGAAGCAGTGTCTCGAGGGGCTGTAGCTCTTTGCGCAGAGCGAGAGCTGCCGATCTCGGTTCCTCAGGTTGTGGTTCCGTCCGTACGGCGGATCATGGGTCCTGTAGCTGCCGCATTCTACGGATGGCCCAGTCGTCGCTTGGTTACCCTGGGAGTCACTGGCACCAACGGGAAGACCACCTCAGCCTTTCTGATTGCTCATCTGCTCGACTCGGCTGGTGTACAGGCTGGGCTTCTTGGGACCGTGGAGCGGCGCATCGGTGGCCAGAGGTTTGCTGCCGGGCGTACTACTCCCGAGGCAATTGACTTGCAGCGCGACTTAGCCTCAATGGCGGAGGCAGGCGACCGAGCAGCGGTGATGGAGGTTTCATCACATGCTCTTGCTCTGGATCGCGTAAGGGGTACGAAGTTTCGCGCGATTGCCTTCACCAACCTGACGCAGGATCACCTTGACTTTCACGGGACGTTGGACAGTTACTTTGCCGCAAAGAGTCAGCTCTTTGTAGACGCGGAATATCTCACTCCTGAAACGGTAGCCGTTATAAATGTTGATGATCCCTACGGGCGGAGGCTGGCCCTTCGTTTTCCCTCGGAGCAGACCTTAACCTTTTCGACCGATGCCCAGGGCGCTGATCAGTGGATGGCCGAGTCTGGCCGGACTCCAGATCTTCAGCTGGTGGGGCATACGGTTACAAGACAGGGCATGCACGCTACGGTTGCGGTGCGGGGTCAAGGCGCCGCCCGCGCTGGTTTTACCGAGCGCGAGCGGCGCCTTAACCTGTCCACGACACTCGTTGGCAAGTTCAACTTGGCCAACGTGCTTACCGCTCTTGGTCTCGGTCTGGCTGTGGGGCTTGATCTAGAGCAGATGATCGCCGACGTTTTCAAGTTTGCTGGCGTTCCCGGACGTATGGAGCCAGTGGAGGTGGGACAGGAATTCCGTGTCCTTGTGGACTATGCACATACTCCGGATTCGGTGCGAAATGTTCTTACGACAGCCCGGGCTATAACGCCTGGGCGCGTGATAGCAGTGCTTGGTTGTGGAGGCAATCGAGACAAAAGAAAGCGTCCGTTGATGGGGCGTGAGGCCGAGATGGGCGCAGATATAGTCGTTGTCACCTCCGATAACCCGCGCTCAGAGGATCCGCTCGCGATCATCTCCGACATATTGGCCGGGCTAGCCCAGCCTGACAGGGCGATCGTAGAGCCAGACCGGCGTTTGGCTATAGCAAAAGCGCTGGCGCTGGCCCAGCCGTCTGACACGGTGATGATTCTAGGCAAAGGGCACGAAACAGGTCAGGAGTTTGCCGACAGAACTGTCCCGTTTGATGACCGCGAGGTGGCCAGGCAGCTACTTGTGGAGCTTTGTGGTTTAGAGTCATGA
- a CDS encoding penicillin-binding protein 2 has translation MAHANKRLALLMGLGVLFLLALLGRTFHVQVVAASELAAQADVQSLRTISVAAPRGVISDRDGDVLAVSEDMATIYANPRQVKDPQTAASMLAPVLGQPEETILAKLSCDAGFRYLARKVDPEIGDKVKALKLDGIGVCSEAKRVYPKGALAPQLLGFVGGDRDKGIAGLELEYDDVLSGRQGEIKVVTGREGRWLTTVATKDPVPGKSLVLNIDADIQFETERVLADTVEEFGAARACAVVLDPQTGEILAMANTPVFDANEFASSEVTDSDRRNMVVTDQYEPGSIFKVVTVAAALQAGLVQPDTVFRLERRIQVYDMPVPEAEEGNLPEIRELTVTQILARSSNVGTVKIALEVGKSKLIDMIGQFGFGEPLGVDFPGEIGGYVRPPEKWYGTTIARVPLGQGVAVTPLQMAAAYAALANSGVLVQPHLARDLVQPWRRQVVSPEVARQLREMLTVTVEDGTGRLAQVEGYTVAGKTGTAQKVRPEGGYYADRVVASFVGMIPAREPRVVILVTVDEPTKEHWGAHVAAPAFARIAKFAMQVLGVPPDATQ, from the coding sequence ATGGCGCACGCCAACAAGCGTCTGGCGCTTCTGATGGGGCTGGGTGTCCTTTTCTTACTGGCGCTCTTAGGTCGTACTTTTCACGTTCAGGTGGTAGCTGCCTCTGAGCTTGCTGCTCAAGCCGATGTCCAGTCACTTCGCACAATTTCCGTTGCGGCTCCCCGGGGAGTAATCAGCGACCGTGACGGGGACGTGTTGGCAGTGTCGGAGGATATGGCGACCATATATGCCAATCCTCGCCAGGTGAAAGATCCTCAAACTGCCGCGTCGATGCTAGCTCCTGTGTTGGGCCAGCCAGAAGAGACCATTTTGGCCAAGCTTTCTTGTGATGCTGGGTTTCGGTACTTAGCCCGGAAAGTTGATCCTGAGATTGGGGACAAAGTCAAGGCGCTTAAGCTGGATGGAATTGGAGTATGTAGCGAGGCGAAGCGTGTGTATCCCAAAGGAGCGCTTGCTCCTCAATTGCTGGGGTTTGTCGGAGGAGATCGAGATAAGGGAATTGCTGGACTCGAGCTTGAATACGACGACGTACTTAGCGGCCGGCAGGGAGAGATAAAGGTAGTAACCGGTCGCGAAGGAAGGTGGCTTACCACTGTCGCCACGAAAGACCCTGTCCCAGGAAAATCGCTCGTTCTCAACATTGACGCTGATATTCAGTTCGAAACCGAGCGAGTGCTCGCGGATACCGTGGAGGAATTTGGGGCGGCAAGAGCCTGCGCCGTAGTGCTTGACCCACAAACTGGGGAGATCCTGGCGATGGCTAACACGCCGGTTTTTGATGCCAATGAGTTTGCTTCGAGCGAAGTAACTGACTCAGATCGGCGCAACATGGTGGTGACAGATCAATATGAGCCCGGCTCTATCTTCAAAGTCGTGACAGTGGCGGCTGCTCTACAGGCTGGGCTAGTGCAGCCTGACACGGTCTTTCGCTTAGAGAGGCGTATACAGGTATATGACATGCCTGTACCCGAGGCTGAAGAGGGCAATCTCCCGGAGATCCGAGAGCTCACTGTGACCCAGATCCTTGCGCGGTCGTCAAACGTAGGCACAGTGAAGATTGCGCTTGAAGTTGGGAAGAGCAAACTTATCGACATGATCGGCCAATTTGGGTTTGGAGAACCGCTTGGGGTCGATTTTCCCGGAGAGATTGGCGGATATGTCCGGCCGCCTGAAAAATGGTACGGGACCACCATTGCTCGTGTGCCGCTTGGCCAAGGTGTGGCAGTTACTCCGTTGCAGATGGCGGCAGCCTATGCAGCTCTTGCTAACAGCGGAGTTTTGGTCCAGCCTCATTTGGCTCGGGATCTGGTTCAGCCCTGGAGGAGGCAGGTTGTAAGCCCTGAGGTTGCTCGACAACTGCGCGAAATGCTCACTGTCACCGTAGAGGATGGAACTGGGCGTCTGGCCCAAGTCGAGGGGTATACGGTGGCGGGGAAGACTGGGACGGCACAGAAAGTGCGTCCAGAGGGTGGATATTACGCTGATCGAGTGGTGGCGTCTTTTGTGGGGATGATACCCGCTCGCGAGCCGCGGGTCGTGATCTTGGTTACCGTTGATGAGCCTACCAAGGAACACTGGGGGGCTCATGTAGCTGCACCGGCATTTGCACGTATTGCCAAGTTCGCGATGCAGGTATTGGGCGTGCCCCCGGATGCTACCCAGTGA
- the rsmH gene encoding 16S rRNA (cytosine(1402)-N(4))-methyltransferase RsmH, translating into MPSAAVSFAREMAMAHIPVLTEELLDLLDVREDSSVVDCTFGAGGHAAAVASRLGSTGVYIACDRDPVAEHYYRSFCETVMCSTRFILGNFADALAQLQKEAFTATHVYMDLGVSSMQLDTPERGFSYSYDAPLDMRMDPSLPVTAADIVNTWSESALARLFSTYGEERYARKIARAVVSRRATRPFTRTSELVDTIKTAIPTPARFGAGNPARRVFQALRIEVNDELGSLRRALPVAFDLLRPGGVLAVISFHSLEDRIVKDFFLSKTKGCTCPPEFPICVCGGKAEAEILTRKPVTPSLREIEVNPRSSSAKLRALRRL; encoded by the coding sequence ATGCCTAGTGCTGCTGTGTCTTTCGCCAGGGAGATGGCCATGGCTCACATCCCAGTGCTGACTGAAGAACTCCTGGATCTGCTTGACGTGCGGGAAGACTCCAGCGTGGTGGACTGCACTTTCGGGGCAGGAGGCCACGCGGCGGCTGTGGCTAGCCGATTAGGTAGCACTGGAGTGTACATAGCCTGCGACCGGGACCCTGTAGCAGAGCACTACTACCGGTCTTTTTGCGAAACCGTGATGTGTTCGACTCGGTTCATTCTGGGAAACTTTGCCGACGCTCTCGCACAGCTTCAAAAGGAAGCTTTCACCGCCACCCATGTGTACATGGATCTGGGGGTGAGCAGCATGCAACTTGACACGCCCGAGCGAGGTTTCTCCTACAGCTACGATGCCCCTCTTGACATGCGGATGGACCCGTCACTTCCCGTCACTGCGGCAGATATTGTAAATACGTGGTCCGAAAGTGCGCTTGCTCGTCTGTTTTCCACGTATGGAGAGGAGCGTTATGCTCGCAAAATCGCTCGCGCAGTGGTTTCCAGAAGAGCAACTCGTCCCTTCACGCGCACATCCGAGTTGGTTGACACGATCAAGACTGCGATTCCGACCCCCGCCCGGTTTGGGGCTGGGAATCCGGCTAGAAGAGTGTTCCAAGCTCTCAGGATCGAAGTAAACGATGAGCTCGGGAGCTTGAGGCGAGCGTTACCTGTGGCTTTTGATCTCTTGCGCCCCGGCGGAGTCCTGGCTGTCATCAGTTTCCATTCTCTGGAAGATCGTATCGTCAAGGATTTCTTTCTTTCCAAGACCAAGGGCTGCACGTGTCCCCCGGAGTTTCCGATCTGCGTGTGCGGAGGGAAGGCCGAGGCAGAAATCCTAACTCGCAAGCCGGTGACTCCCAGTCTTCGCGAGATCGAGGTCAACCCGCGGTCGAGTTCGGCCAAATTGCGGGCACTACGGAGGCTCTAA
- a CDS encoding UvrD-helicase domain-containing protein — protein sequence MKLTVDSWQLNDEQREAVFHSGGPLLVLAGAGSGKTRVLTHRLAYLVQSGQALPSQVLAITFTNKAAGEMKGRVQQLLGEAAAGIWVSTFHSACARILRQEAPLLGYGKDFTIYDDEDSVRLIKHCLEELRLDPKRFVPRALQTLISDAKSKLVAPDDFGKERLNENSWAHGEGRAFYPYLDLIVAVYRRYQERLLQQNALDFDDLIMRTVEIFRLFPERLSYYRYRFQHVLVDEYQDTNHAQYVLVKLLAEEHRQVTVVGDDDQSVYSWRGADVRNILSFEEDFPDTKVVKLEQNYRSTTTILEAANSLVSHNRQRKSKSLRSTRGPGDPVVLFECRDEHEEARLVCEEILRLLGNHAASDIAVFYRVNAQSRVLEDMLVRQGVPYRVVGGTKFYQRAEIKDLLAYLRVVVNEYDDLSLLRIINTPRRGLGDTAVARLQMFAAENQVPLRAALGRAEEVPALAAAAVRACRELDLLFTAWTAAAAQETRVASVVQKVLEESGLLHALEMERTIEAEGRIENLEEFVSVATEYDRLNPGGSLSDFLQEISLYADVDAYDETQPLVTLMTLHNAKGLEFPIVFITGMEEGLFPHARSLEDRKLEEERRLCYVGITRAKERLYLSFARSRALHGGGGGLRGPSRFLAEIPPHLVERRGEQERYGLALETVGARTTGGRTTTLSSENLRGGSGVGEQQGVQRAAGSTSQAGFSPGDKVIHAKFGEGVVLDVESGGVVRVFFPGLQEQKRLLIEYAPMRRI from the coding sequence ATGAAGCTCACTGTGGACAGTTGGCAGCTCAACGATGAGCAGCGGGAGGCCGTGTTTCACAGCGGCGGACCTCTACTGGTCTTGGCTGGTGCTGGCTCCGGAAAAACCCGGGTGCTCACTCATCGCCTGGCTTACCTGGTGCAGTCAGGGCAGGCGCTTCCCTCCCAGGTTCTAGCAATAACCTTCACTAATAAAGCTGCTGGGGAGATGAAAGGCCGGGTCCAGCAGTTACTTGGCGAGGCGGCTGCCGGAATTTGGGTTTCTACTTTCCACTCGGCTTGTGCGCGGATCCTGAGGCAGGAGGCGCCGCTGCTTGGCTATGGCAAAGACTTTACGATTTACGACGACGAGGATTCGGTTCGACTTATCAAGCACTGCCTGGAGGAGTTGCGGCTGGATCCCAAGCGATTTGTGCCAAGGGCTTTACAGACTCTGATCTCCGATGCGAAGAGTAAGTTGGTTGCGCCGGATGACTTTGGCAAGGAGAGGTTAAACGAAAACAGCTGGGCTCATGGGGAGGGGCGTGCCTTCTATCCCTACCTTGACTTGATCGTTGCGGTATATCGGCGTTACCAGGAAAGGCTTCTGCAGCAGAACGCCCTGGATTTTGATGACCTCATCATGCGTACCGTGGAAATCTTTCGACTCTTCCCGGAACGTCTTTCTTATTACCGGTACCGCTTTCAGCATGTGCTGGTGGATGAGTATCAGGATACCAATCATGCTCAGTATGTGCTGGTCAAGCTGCTAGCGGAAGAACATCGTCAGGTTACCGTGGTAGGAGACGATGACCAGTCGGTTTACTCCTGGCGCGGAGCCGATGTCAGAAACATTCTTAGCTTTGAAGAAGATTTTCCTGACACCAAGGTGGTGAAACTGGAGCAGAACTATCGCTCCACAACAACGATTCTTGAGGCGGCAAACAGCCTCGTTTCTCACAACCGGCAGAGAAAAAGTAAGAGCTTGAGGAGTACTCGCGGGCCTGGAGACCCTGTTGTGCTATTTGAATGCCGGGATGAGCACGAGGAGGCCAGGTTAGTATGTGAGGAGATCCTGCGGCTTCTGGGAAACCATGCTGCCTCGGATATCGCCGTTTTCTACCGAGTAAATGCCCAGTCGCGTGTGCTCGAGGACATGCTTGTCCGTCAAGGGGTTCCTTATCGAGTCGTAGGGGGAACCAAGTTCTACCAGAGGGCTGAGATCAAAGATCTGCTCGCGTATCTGCGAGTGGTGGTAAACGAGTACGACGATCTGTCGCTCCTCAGGATAATCAATACTCCTCGACGGGGCCTAGGGGACACGGCAGTGGCCAGGCTGCAGATGTTTGCGGCAGAGAACCAGGTTCCTCTCCGAGCTGCACTTGGCCGGGCCGAGGAGGTGCCGGCGCTGGCGGCGGCGGCCGTTCGGGCCTGCCGAGAATTGGATCTTCTGTTTACGGCGTGGACGGCCGCCGCCGCTCAAGAGACCCGGGTTGCCTCGGTGGTGCAAAAAGTTCTCGAGGAAAGTGGTCTGCTTCATGCTTTGGAGATGGAGAGAACTATAGAGGCAGAGGGTCGTATCGAAAACTTGGAGGAGTTTGTTAGCGTGGCCACGGAGTACGATCGTCTAAACCCGGGGGGCTCTTTATCCGATTTCTTGCAGGAAATCAGTCTTTACGCGGATGTTGACGCGTACGATGAAACGCAGCCGCTGGTTACTCTCATGACCCTGCATAACGCTAAGGGGCTGGAGTTTCCCATCGTCTTTATTACCGGCATGGAAGAAGGCCTGTTCCCTCATGCGCGCTCGCTTGAAGACCGCAAATTGGAGGAGGAGCGCCGGCTTTGCTATGTGGGAATCACCCGGGCGAAGGAACGCCTATACCTCTCTTTTGCGCGCAGCCGTGCGCTGCACGGTGGTGGTGGTGGCTTGCGTGGCCCTAGCAGGTTCTTGGCCGAGATCCCACCTCATCTTGTCGAGCGTAGGGGTGAACAGGAACGGTATGGGTTGGCGCTGGAGACGGTTGGAGCGAGGACGACTGGCGGGAGAACAACTACTCTCAGTTCAGAGAATCTTCGCGGCGGCTCGGGTGTGGGCGAACAACAAGGTGTCCAGCGCGCGGCCGGGAGCACGTCGCAAGCTGGCTTCTCCCCTGGCGACAAGGTGATTCATGCCAAGTTTGGCGAAGGGGTAGTCCTTGACGTGGAGTCCGGGGGAGTAGTGCGGGTGTTTTTCCCTGGCCTACAGGAACAGAAACGTTTGTTGATTGAGTATGCTCCGATGCGCCGGATTTAG
- the larE gene encoding ATP-dependent sacrificial sulfur transferase LarE has product MVEDKARRFDHGLLSALQHVLRGFSSVLVAFSGGVDSTLLLKVCIDTLGKTNVLAVTIRGEVHTQEEIDSACARAVELGVCHLVVEQEFLSIPGFAANPKERCAVCRKAIYGRLLGMAQERGLSAVADGANRDDFNDFRPGIKVARELGVRSPLAEAGLGKEDVRALARALGLANWDQPSAACLASRFPYGEPITREKLAAVARAEAFLHGLGIQVVRVRHHGNLARIEVEEQDVAQLATPEVRERVVEALRALGYTYVALDLVGYRTGSLNEPLPREPFVAEER; this is encoded by the coding sequence ATGGTAGAAGACAAGGCGCGTCGGTTTGATCACGGGCTGCTTTCGGCGTTGCAGCATGTTCTGCGCGGATTTTCCTCTGTGCTTGTTGCCTTTTCGGGAGGAGTAGACTCCACCTTACTTCTCAAGGTTTGTATTGACACTCTGGGCAAGACCAACGTTCTTGCGGTCACGATACGAGGGGAAGTGCATACCCAGGAGGAGATCGACTCCGCTTGTGCGAGGGCGGTGGAATTGGGAGTTTGTCATCTTGTTGTCGAGCAAGAGTTTCTGTCTATCCCGGGATTCGCCGCCAATCCCAAGGAGCGGTGCGCTGTTTGCCGCAAGGCGATTTATGGGAGACTGCTTGGGATGGCCCAAGAACGCGGTCTTAGTGCGGTGGCGGACGGCGCCAACCGGGACGACTTCAACGACTTCCGCCCCGGCATCAAAGTTGCCCGTGAGCTGGGCGTGCGTAGTCCGTTGGCCGAAGCTGGTCTTGGCAAGGAAGATGTGCGAGCCCTGGCTAGGGCGTTGGGTCTTGCTAATTGGGACCAGCCCTCGGCGGCCTGCTTGGCTTCGCGCTTTCCATATGGAGAGCCGATAACGCGGGAAAAACTGGCTGCGGTAGCTAGGGCGGAGGCCTTCTTGCACGGTCTAGGGATCCAGGTTGTGCGTGTCCGGCACCACGGAAACCTAGCTCGGATCGAGGTTGAGGAGCAAGACGTGGCACAGCTAGCTACACCAGAGGTTCGTGAACGAGTTGTCGAAGCTCTACGGGCCTTAGGTTACACGTATGTTGCGCTGGATCTTGTCGGATATCGGACGGGCAGTCTAAATGAGCCCTTGCCAAGGGAACCTTTTGTCGCGGAGGAGAGGTAA
- a CDS encoding HesA/MoeB/ThiF family protein, whose product MSPQETFERYSRQMLVPQIGRQGQERLAAARVGVMGCGALGSVVASHLVRSGVGFVRLVDKDGPELHNLHRQILYTERDVALGVPKVEAAAAFLRAANSEVVIEPVVELITDETLPRLADDLDLLVDGTDNFPTRFAINDYAVSRKMPWVYGGVITTTGMSMTIVPGEGPCLRCLVRELPSPEEAPTAAVAGVLSTIVGIIGSIEANEAIKLIVQPEARSRFLVAVDVWDLSFERLEIPRDPTCPSCGRAAPSDRS is encoded by the coding sequence GTGAGCCCACAAGAAACTTTTGAGAGATACAGTCGACAAATGCTTGTGCCCCAGATTGGCAGGCAGGGCCAGGAGCGCTTGGCGGCTGCCAGAGTGGGTGTCATGGGCTGTGGGGCCCTGGGGTCGGTGGTAGCCAGCCACCTGGTTCGGTCGGGGGTGGGGTTTGTTCGTCTGGTTGACAAAGATGGCCCGGAGCTGCACAACCTGCATCGACAGATTCTGTACACGGAAAGGGACGTGGCACTGGGTGTCCCCAAGGTGGAGGCGGCTGCAGCGTTCTTGCGGGCGGCAAACAGCGAAGTAGTCATAGAACCGGTGGTAGAGCTAATAACCGACGAAACTCTCCCACGGCTGGCCGATGACCTTGATCTGCTTGTGGATGGGACTGATAACTTCCCCACCCGGTTTGCTATCAACGACTACGCTGTGTCGAGAAAGATGCCCTGGGTATATGGAGGGGTAATCACCACGACCGGGATGTCTATGACCATCGTACCGGGCGAAGGGCCGTGTCTTCGCTGCTTGGTACGAGAGCTTCCCTCCCCGGAGGAGGCTCCCACAGCCGCGGTTGCCGGAGTGCTCAGCACCATAGTGGGAATTATCGGGAGCATAGAGGCCAATGAAGCCATCAAGTTAATAGTACAACCCGAGGCGCGAAGCCGGTTTCTGGTAGCCGTGGATGTCTGGGATCTTAGCTTTGAGCGTTTGGAAATTCCGCGTGATCCGACATGCCCCTCTTGTGGAAGAGCTGCCCCTAGCGACAGGTCTTAA